One segment of Falco rusticolus isolate bFalRus1 chromosome 3, bFalRus1.pri, whole genome shotgun sequence DNA contains the following:
- the RALBP1 gene encoding ralA-binding protein 1 isoform X2, with translation MDIAIMTEGYAAFQEDSSGDEAESPSKLKRSKGIHVFKKPSFSKKKEKDFKIKEKPKDEKHKEDKHKEKKSKDLTAADVVKQWKEKKKKKKPIQETEIPQVDVPSHRPVFGIPLSDAVDRTMMYDGIRLPAVFRECIDYVEKYGMKCEGIYRVSGIKSKVDELKAAYDREESPNLEEYEPNTVASLLKQYLRELPENLLTKELMPRFEDACGKSTEAEKVQECQRLLKELPECNHLLISWLIVHMDHVIAKELETKMNIQNISIVLSPTVQISNRVLYVFFTHVQEFFGNVTLKQVTKPLRWSNMATMPALPETQESIKEEIRRQEFLLNCLHRDLQAGIKDLSKEERLWEVQRILTALKRKLREAKRQECETKIAQEIASLSKEDVSKEEMNENEEVINILLAQENEILTEQEELLAMEQFLRRQIASEKEEIDRLRAEIAEIQSRQQHGRSETEEYSSESESESEDEEELQVILEDLQRQNEELEIKNNHLNQAIHEEREAIIELRVQLRLLQRAKAEQQVQEEEEPEKRGGVSQQQRDSVLETKAAKEQPKASKEQQVKPSPSKDRKETPI, from the exons AAGGGAATACATGTCTTCAAGAAACccagcttttccaaaaaaaaggaaaaggattttaaaataaaagagaaaccCAAAGATGAAAAACACAAGGAAGACAAACATAAGGAGAAGAAGTCAAAAGACTTAACTGCAGCAGATGTTGTAAAACagtggaaagagaagaagaaaaagaaaaagccaattCAGGAGACAGAGATACCTCAAGTGGATGTTCCAAGTCATAGACCCGTGTTTGGCATTCCTTTGTCTGATGCAGTAGACAGGACCATGATGTACGATGGCATCCGCCTGCCAGCAGTTTTCCGTGAATGTATAGATTACGTAGAGAAGTATGGCATGAAATGTGAAGGCATCTACAGAGTTTCAG gaataaaATCAAAAGTTGATGAGCTAAAAGCAGCCTATGATCGAGAAGAATCTCCCAACCTGGAAGAATATGAGCCCAATACAGTAGCCAGCTTGCTGAAACAGTACCTACGAGAACTGCCTGAAAATTTGCTTACCAAAGAGCTAATGCCCCGCTTTGAAGATGCTTGTGGGAAGAGCACAGAAGCTGAGAAAGTTCAGGAGTGCCAGAGGTTGCTGAAAGAGTTGCCCGAGTGTAACCACCTCCTAATTTCTTGGCTGATTGTGCATATGGACCATGTTATTGCAAAGgaactggaaacaaaaatgaacatCCAGAATATTTCTATAGTGCTCAGCCCTACTGTCCAG ATCAGCAACCGTGTCCTGTATGTGTTTTTTACACATGTTCAAGAGTTCTTTGGGAATGTGACCCTAAAGCAGGTGACAAAACCTCTTCGCTGGTCAAATATGGCAACAATGCCAGCACTTCCAGAAACACAAGAAAGCATCAAAGAAGAAATCAGGCGACAG GAGTTCCTACTGAACTGTTTACACAGAGACTTGCAGGCAGGGATAAAAGACTTATCCAAAGAAGAGAGACTCTGGGAGGTGCAAAGAATTTTAACAGCTCTTAAGAGGAAACTAAGAGAAGCTAAGAGACAG GAGTGTGAAACAAAGATTGCACAAGAAATTGCTAGCCTTTCAAAGGAGGATGTctccaaagaagaaatgaatgaGAATGAAGAAGTTATAAATATTCTACTTGCACAG GAGAATGAGATTTTAACAGAACAAGAAGAACTGCTGGCCATGGAGCAGTTTCTGCGGAGACAGATTGcctcagagaaggaagaaatagatCGCCTTCGAGCAGAAATAGCTGAAATACAAAG TCGCCAGCAGCACGGCCGAAGTGAAACTGAGGAATATTCTTCTGAGAGTGAAAGTGAGAGTGAAGATGAGGAGGAACTGCAGGTCATCCTGGAAGATTTGCAGAGACAGAATGAGGAACTGGAG ATAAAGAACAATCACCTGAACCAGGCGATTCACGAGGAGCGAGAGGCCATCATAGAACTGCGAGTGCAGCTTCGACTACTGCAGCGAGCTAAAGCTGAGCAGCAGgtgcaggaagaagaggagcCAGAAAAACGCGGGGGTGTTTCTCAGCAGCAAAGAGACAGTGTCCTGGAGACAAAAGCAGCCAAAGAGCAGCCAAAAGCAAGCAAGGAGCAGCAAGTCAAGCCATCGCCAAgtaaagacaggaaagaaactCCAATTTGA